The segment CCGGCAAGAAGAACCCCTTGTCCACCGACGCCTGTAAATCGTATCGTATGTCTCATGGTTTCTCCTTAGATTTTTTTCGCAAAATCGTCTTGCGTGATTTTTGCACGTTTACCTTGTGCCGCTTCGATTACCATGTCATAAAGATCACAGTATTCTGCTTGTTCAACTTCACGCAATACACCCGTAGGGAATTTATTCATTTGCTCTTCCGGTGACAAAGCTTCCCATTTTTTCAATGGAACGGTGATGCTGTCGATCCACTCAAGATTTTCCATTGCACTTGCCATTTTGTTTTTACGGCCAAGGTTGATATGGCAGTTAGACATAATGTCAAAGAATGAGAATCCTTTATGAGAGAACCCTTTTACAAAGATTTTTTCCAATTTTTTCGGATCAAGCATCGTTTCACGTGCTACGAATGACGCACCCGCACCGATCGCCAATTTACACGCATCGAAAGTTGGATCGATATTCCCGTTTTGTGCCGATACACACCACATACCTTGTGGAGTCGTCGGAGAAATTTGAGAATTGGTCAAACCGTAAATAAAGTTATTGATCAAGATAAAGTTCAAATCGATATTACGTCGGCATCCGTGAATTGTATGGTTACCACCGATCGCCAACCCGTCACCGTCACCGGCTACAACGATTACATTTGCATCAGGACGAGTCAATTTGATACCTGTAGCGTATGCAACCGTACGACCGTGTGTCGTATGAACCGTATTACAGTTGATGTATGAGCTGAAACGTCCAGAACAACCGATCCCCGATACGACACATACTTTGTCCATGTCCCATCCCATTTTTTCAATGGCACGGATACATGCTTTAAGAATAACACCATCACCACATCCCCAACACCAGAGTGTCGGCATTTTATCTACACGTAGATATTGATCATAATTGAAAGCCATTAGAACATCTCCTTAACTTTAGCTACCATTTCAAGTGGTGCAATCGGACGACCGTTTGCTTTGTGAAGTGTACCGAAGTCACTTCTACCCATTACACGTTCGATCTCTTTGAGGTATTGACCCATATTAAGCTCTGTTACAAAAATCTTGTCGAATTTTTGACCGATCTCTTTTAGCTTTTTAGCCGGACTTGGCCAGATAGTGATCGGGCGGAAAAGACCAGCTTTTATACCGTCATTGCGAAGTTTCATAACCGCTTCTTTCGCTCCGCGAGAGATACTTCCGTACGCGATCATACATACTTCGGCATCATCCATCATAAACTCTTCATAATCCGGTTGATCATCCAAACCGTCATTTTCAGCCGCTACTGTGTTGATTTTACCGACAAGACGTTCGATATTGAACTGGCATTGTGCCGCATCTTCGGTAGGGAAACCGGTTGGACCGTGGTGAAGACCTGTAACATGATAACGATATCCTTCGAACATCGGATTCAATACTGCCGGAGTGTTCATCGGAACATCGTACGGACGATAGTCTTCCGGTTTTCCATCAAAACGTTTACGATTTTTGATCGAAGCTTTGATTTCTTCTAAATCAGGAAGAACTGCTTTACCGTGCATATGTCCTACTGTTTCATCCAAAAGAACGAATACCGGAGTCATATACGTTTCAGCCAAATTGAATGCACGTACCGTTTGAGTATAACACTCTTCGAGTGAACCGGCACACAATGTGATTGACGCATAGTCACCGTGAGTCGGATATTGTGCTTGACCGATGTCGGCTTGAGATACACGTGTCGGAAGACCGGTTGAAGGACCACCACGCATAACGTTAACGATAACCAATGGAACTTCAGCGATGAAGCCCAAACCGATTTGTTCCGCTTTAAGTGAAATCCCCGGACCTGAAGTTGCCGTCATTGCTTTGGTACCCGCCATAGAAGCACCGAGCGCTACGGAAATACCGGCGATCTCATCTTCCATTTGGATAAATTTTCCACCGACAGTCGGCAAAAGATCAGACATCTCATGCATGACTTCAGATGACGGAGTAATCGGATATCCTCCGAAAAACATACACCCTGCATCAAAAGCACCGAGTGCTGATAATTCGTTACCTGTTGAAATTACTTCTCTTGCCATTATTTCACTCCTACTTGGTCTAAAGACATATACTTGTTAGCAATAATAGCGGCTTGACGCTCTTTTGCTTCGTCAGTAAGTTTTGCGAATTTATAATCGGCTTTGTCTGCAACATAAATTGCAAAGTCCGGACATGTAAGTTCACACTCATTACAGCCGATACAACTTTCGGGATGATCGATAGAGATCATAGCACCTAACGTTGATGTAGGCTCATAACGCATACCAAGTACACCTGATGGACATACTGATACACAAATATCACACGCTTTACAGTTATCGGTATTTACCCATACAGGGACATTACCGGGGTTGATCGTTTTAAACATCTGCTCTCCTACATTTTAGTTTGAACATCGCGGAAAACATTTCCGCGTCTACACTGGCCGATACGGCATCGAATCTACGCACTCAGGCGAAATTCACATTATTTTTTTGTCTCGTCATCCGCTGAAAATTTGCCTACTGCACATGAGACAAAACTCTTGAGCTTTAGAGCGGCATTATCCATAACACCCTCTTCCTCACCGTTTAGAGGATATCCGAGGCTTCTTAATATAGCCTTAAAGTGTGCTGATTGCGCCTCATCAAGAATATCTGCTGTTACTTTGCGAGGCTCGCACGAGAGGTCAACACTGACCTCTTCAAATCCACCCTCTTTGAGTGCTTTCGTAATCGTATTGGCACACCCGCCGCAACGAATATTGGCAACTTCAAAGACGGTGATCATTATTTTTTCATCACTTCGGCAAGTGCTTTACCGATATCTGCCGGAGAGACAACAACTCTTACGCCAGCCGCTTCAAGCGCCGCCATTTTTTCTGCTGCCGTACCTGCACCTCCGGAGATAATCGCCCCTGCATGTCCCATACGTTTACCGGCAGGTGCTGTTTGACCTGCGATAAACGCAACAACCGGTTTCGTGATGTGTTCTTTGATATACGCCGCGGCTTGGATTTCCAAATCACCGCCGATCTCACCGATCATAACGATTGCATGTGTTTCCGGATCTGCTTCAAACATCGGAAGGAGTTGTTTGTAGCTCAAACCGATGATCGGGTCACCGCCGATACCGACCGCTGTTGTAATACCGTATCCCTCTTTTACAACCTGATTTGCAGACTCATACGTCAACGTTCCCGATTTAGAGATCAAACCGACATTTCCTTTTTTGAAAATGAAGCCCGGCATAATACCGATTTTACACTCTTCTGCCGTAATGATA is part of the Sulfuricurvum sp. genome and harbors:
- a CDS encoding 2-oxoglutarate ferredoxin oxidoreductase subunit beta, with the protein product MAFNYDQYLRVDKMPTLWCWGCGDGVILKACIRAIEKMGWDMDKVCVVSGIGCSGRFSSYINCNTVHTTHGRTVAYATGIKLTRPDANVIVVAGDGDGLAIGGNHTIHGCRRNIDLNFILINNFIYGLTNSQISPTTPQGMWCVSAQNGNIDPTFDACKLAIGAGASFVARETMLDPKKLEKIFVKGFSHKGFSFFDIMSNCHINLGRKNKMASAMENLEWIDSITVPLKKWEALSPEEQMNKFPTGVLREVEQAEYCDLYDMVIEAAQGKRAKITQDDFAKKI
- a CDS encoding 2-oxoglutarate synthase subunit alpha — protein: MAREVISTGNELSALGAFDAGCMFFGGYPITPSSEVMHEMSDLLPTVGGKFIQMEDEIAGISVALGASMAGTKAMTATSGPGISLKAEQIGLGFIAEVPLVIVNVMRGGPSTGLPTRVSQADIGQAQYPTHGDYASITLCAGSLEECYTQTVRAFNLAETYMTPVFVLLDETVGHMHGKAVLPDLEEIKASIKNRKRFDGKPEDYRPYDVPMNTPAVLNPMFEGYRYHVTGLHHGPTGFPTEDAAQCQFNIERLVGKINTVAAENDGLDDQPDYEEFMMDDAEVCMIAYGSISRGAKEAVMKLRNDGIKAGLFRPITIWPSPAKKLKEIGQKFDKIFVTELNMGQYLKEIERVMGRSDFGTLHKANGRPIAPLEMVAKVKEMF
- a CDS encoding 4Fe-4S dicluster domain-containing protein translates to MFKTINPGNVPVWVNTDNCKACDICVSVCPSGVLGMRYEPTSTLGAMISIDHPESCIGCNECELTCPDFAIYVADKADYKFAKLTDEAKERQAAIIANKYMSLDQVGVK
- a CDS encoding heavy-metal-associated domain-containing protein → MITVFEVANIRCGGCANTITKALKEGGFEEVSVDLSCEPRKVTADILDEAQSAHFKAILRSLGYPLNGEEEGVMDNAALKLKSFVSCAVGKFSADDETKK
- the sucD gene encoding succinate--CoA ligase subunit alpha, coding for MSILVNKDTKVIVQGFTGKEGTFHAEQCMAYGTKIVGGVTPGKGGQEHLGQPVFNTVAEAVAATGATVSMIFVPPAFVSDAVMEAADAGISLAVIITEGAPVKDMMFAKAYAVKKDMMTIGPNCPGIITAEECKIGIMPGFIFKKGNVGLISKSGTLTYESANQVVKEGYGITTAVGIGGDPIIGLSYKQLLPMFEADPETHAIVMIGEIGGDLEIQAAAYIKEHITKPVVAFIAGQTAPAGKRMGHAGAIISGGAGTAAEKMAALEAAGVRVVVSPADIGKALAEVMKK